The following proteins come from a genomic window of Alnus glutinosa chromosome 10, dhAlnGlut1.1, whole genome shotgun sequence:
- the LOC133880676 gene encoding uncharacterized protein LOC133880676, with the protein MREAINGERGEPSAPLVAPNDDLRNNGLIPQLFTSVPSLNEAASYLAQTTSLFTGCFSDSSVEPSYRDSGNSILHAQELVTFSSGETGGSVATTNDHSSSSGSHPKHAVLSNASTAAPLNGEITTTSEGESSQDASGHVESNHTEQSGISMFKSLIDRARRTVRGSADDIGWLQRASGMPPVEDGTGRFMEILDNIRHGLHKLPNSMVYLLVPGLFSNHGPLYFVNTKNSFSKMGLACHIAKIHSEASVEKNAREIKDYIEEIYWGSRKRVLLLGHSKGGVDAAAALSLYWSDLKDKVAGLALAQSPYGGSPIASDILREGQLGDYVNIRKLMEILICKVIKGDMQALEDLTYEKRREFLTKHQLPRELPVVSFHTEAGISPAVLATLSHVAHAELPVVAAQPAKLPVVMPLGAAMAACAQLLQIRYSEKSDGLVTCRDAEVPGSIVVRPRRKLDHAWMVYSSLNDDPSEADASQVCEALLTLLVEVGQKRRHELSMKDE; encoded by the exons ATGAGGGAAGCCATAAACGGTGAACGGGGAGAGCCAAGCGCACCGTTAGTT GCACCAAATGATGATTTGAGAAATAATGGTCTCATTCCCCAGCTGTTTACCTCTGTACCATCACTCAATGAAGCTGCCTCTTATCTTGCACAAACAACTTCTTTGTTTACCGGCTGTTTCTCTGATTCTTCTG TAGAACCCTCCTATAGAGATTCTGGGAATTCCATTTTACATGCACAGGAATTAGTAACGTTTTCTTCTGGAGAAACTGGGGGTTCTGTAGCTACCACTAATGATCACTCCTCTTCAAGTGGAAGCCATCCAAAACATGCTGTATTGTCTAATGCTTCAACTGCTGCTCCTCTAAACGGCGAAATAACAACAACCTCAGAGGGAGAGTCATCTCAAGATGCTAGTGGACATGTAGAATCAAATCATACTGAACAAAGTGGAATTTCAATGTTTAAAAG CCTTATTGACCGGGCACGGCGGACGGTTCGTGGGTCTGCAGATGATATAGGTTGGCTACAACGTGCTTCAGGAATGCCACCAGTTGAAGATGGAACTGGAAGATTCATGGAAATTCTTGACAATATCCG GCATGGTCTTCACAAGTTGCCAAACTCGATGGTGTATTTGCTGGTTCCAG GTCTTTTCAGCAACCATGGACCactatattttgttaacacaaaGAATAGTTTCTCAAAGATGGGTCTGGCCTGTCATATTGCCAAGATTCACAGCGAG GCTTCAGTTGAGAAAAATGCCAGAGAGATAAAAGATTACATTGAGGAAATCTATTGGGGTTCCAGAAAACGTGTTTTGCTTCTTGGACATAGCAAAGGGGGAGTAGATGCAGCAGCTGCTTTATCACTTTATTGGTCTGATTTGAAAGATAAGGTTGCTGGATTAGCATTGGCACAGAGTCCCTATGGTGGCAGCCCCATAGCTTCGGATATCTTGCGAGAAGGACAGCTTGGGGATTATGTTAATATACGGAAACTTATGGAGATTCTGATCTGTAAAGTGATTAAG GGTGACATGCAAGCTTTGGAGGATTTGACTTATGAGAAGAGGAGAGAATTTTTGACAAAACATCAATTGCCAAGAGAACTCCCTGTGGTTTCATTCCACACAGAAGCTGGCATTTCTCCTGCCGTTTTAGCCACATTATCTCATGTTGCGCATGCTGAGCTCCCTGTGGTTGCAGCTCAACCTGCCAAACTCCCAGTGGTAATGCCCCTTGGTGCTGCAATGGCTGCATGTGCCCAGCTGCTGCAAATCAGGTACAGTGAGAAGAGCGATGGGCTTGTCACATGTCGTGATGCAGAAGTCCCCGGATCAATTGTCGTGCGGCCGAGACGTAAATTGGACCATGCTTGGATGGTGTATTCATCTTTGAACGATGACCCATCTGAAGCAGATGCCTCCCAAGTGTGTGAGGCTCTTTTGACGTTACTGGTGGAGGTTGGGCAGAAGAGGAGGCATGAGCTTTCAATGAAAGATGAATGA
- the LOC133879620 gene encoding E3 ubiquitin-protein ligase BRE1-like 1 has product MGSTGEPDRKRRHFGSISPTAAAATAKKHPFLPLSEDKKLDITVLQYQNQRLVQKLESQKVEYFALESKFSQLKQKQQPYDSTLAVINKSLDKLVNDLESSSICTRELNIEQDGEHLPSMEDGVSSTFKDAFLSRLIETGATENSSTYNCTNHMKEDKETAFEKTRDILCNIVSAVDNVWYLKDGLPAAVLKELPEDGSCRQKASHDLEKEVKNLRLEFSDLHLKHKSLGRELRRHQDIDAKSKARIKRLKEELEVTLAELEESNCNLASLKAQRDAAKGAFFPILNQGNKHIAGDRVKDKQKDLHDMESTLKELMDQASCRQMELKGLHEERIKILEQLSSLQNTLKNVKCISSSNAYLLVRDQIENSKSEVLQYQALFEKLQVEKDNLAWRERELNIKNDIVDVFRRSSAVADSRATDLKIEIQRQIEERNRIESKLKEESRESGRKEIIAKFKTLVSSFPEKMSTMQSELSKYKEAASDVHSLRADVQSLSSILERKVKECETLSARSADQVAEMQKLQAVVQDLKESDLELKLILEMYRRESTDSRDIMEARDSEYKAWTHVQTLKSSLDEHKLELRVKTANEAEAISQQRLAAGEAEIADLRQKLEASKRDISRLTDVLKSKNEENEAYLSEIESIGQAYDDMQNQNQHLLQQITERDDYNIKLVLEAVRARQLQDTLLMGKRTMEREVQQANASLCFYDMRAARVEDQLKFCSEQIQKLADDKLHSSFSLENTQKKLLDVKRLSQQAKESLEELQSKVERSRAALVGLQIELERERFDKKRIEEELEVVRRKASRLREETEGSSVVEKLQEELREYREILKCSICLERTKEVVITKCYHLFCNPCVQRITESRHRKCPACATSFGPNDVKPVYI; this is encoded by the exons ATGGGGAGCACGGGTGAGCCAGACCGGAAACGGCGTCACTTTGGCTCCATATCACCCACGGCTGCGGCTGCGACTGCTAAGAAGCATCCCTTCTTGCCCCTTTCCGAAGACAAAAAG CTTGATATTACTGTTCtacaatatcaaaatcaaaggCTTGTACAGAAGTTAGAATCTCAGAAGGTTGAGTATTTTGCACTTGAGAGTAAATTCTCTCAACTGAAGCAGAAGCAGCAACCGTATGATTCTACATTAGCAGTGATCAATAAGTCCCTGGACAAG CTGGTTAATGACTTGGAATCATCTTCCATCTGTACAAGAGAGTTGAATATTGAACAAGATGGCGAACATCTGCCGAGTATGGAGG ATGGGGTTTCATCTACATTTAAGGATGCTTTTCTTAGCCGACTCATAGAAACCGGTGCAACCGAAAATTCCTCAACATATAATTGCACAAATCATATGAAAGAAGATAAAGAAACTGCCTTTGAGAAGACTAGGGACATTTTATGCAATATAGTATCTGCTGTTGATAACGTGTGGTATCTGAAGGATGGATTACCTGCTGCAGTGTTGAAGGAACTTCCAGAGGATG GTTCATGCAGGCAAAAGGCATCCCATGATTTAGAGAAAGAAGTTAAGAACTTGAGATTGGAATTTAGTGATCTTCATCTGAAGCACAAATCACTGGGAAGGGAACTGCGGAGACACCAAGACATTGATGCAAAAAGTAAAGCTAGGATTAAACGTTTAAAAG AGGAATTGGAGGTTACACTGGCAGAACTAGAAgaaagtaattgcaatttagcATCTCTTAAAGCACAGAGAGATGCTGCAAAAGGGGCATTTTTCCCTATCTTAAATCAAGGAAATAAGCACATTGCCGGAGATAGGGTcaaagataaacaaaaagatCTGCACGATATGGAGTCCACTCTCAAAGAACTAATG GACCAAGCTTCATGCCGGCAAATGGAACTTAAAGGTCTTCATGAAGAAAGGATAAAAATATTAGAGCAGTTATCTAGTTTGCAG AACACATTGAAGAACGTGAAGTGTATTTCATCTTCCAATGCTTACCTCCTGGTGAGAGATcaaatagaaaattcaaaatcagaagttTTGCAGTATCAGGCCTTATTTGAAAAACTACAG GTTGAGAAGGACAACCTTGCATGGAGGGAGAGAGAATTGAATATTAAAAATGACATAGTTGATGTTTTTCGGAGATCTTCTGCAGTTGCTGATTCCAGAGCGACTGATCTGAAGATAGAGATACAGAGACAAATTGAGGAAAGAAATAGGATTGAATCTAAGCTGAAAGAGGAATCAAGAGAATCAG gaagaaaagaaattattgcAAAATTTAAAACCTTGGTTTCTTCATTTCCTGAGAAAATGAGCACTATGCAAAGTGAATTAAGTAAATACAAAGAGGCTGCTTCAGATGTTCATTCTCTTCGAGCTGATGTGCAATCCCTTTCTAGTATTCTtgagaggaag GTGAAAGAATGTGAAACTTTGTCTGCCAGATCTGCTGATCAAGTTGCTGAGATGCAAAAGTTACAAGCTGTG GTCCAAGATTTAAAGGAAAGTGATCTGGAATTAAAGTTGATTTTGGAAATGTATAGACGTGAATCCACTGATTCAAG GGATATCATGGAGGCCAGGGATTCGGAATACAAGGCATGGACTCATGTTCAAACTTTGAAATCCTCACTTGATGAGCACAAGTTGGAATTGCGAGTCAAGACAGCAAATGAAGCTGAGGCTATATCCCAACAAAGGCTTGCTGCAGGAGAAGCAGAGATTGCTGACCTGAGGCAGAAGTTGGAAGCTTCTAAAAG GGATATTTCTAGACTTACTGATGTCCTAAAAtccaaaaatgaagaaaatgaagcatACTTATCTGAAATAGAG TCAATTGGACAGGCTTATGATGATATGCAGAATCAAAACCAACATCTTTTGCAGCAAATTACTGAGAGAGATGACTATAACATTAAG CTTGTCTTAGAGGCTGTTAGGGCAAGACAGCTGCAGGATACTTTACTCATGGGCAAACGAACCATGGAGAGGGAGGTTCAGCAGGCCAATGCATCTCTATGTTTTTATGACATGAGAGCTGCTAGAGTCGAAGATCAG TTGAAATTCTGTTCAGAACAAATTCAGAAACTTGCAGATGATAAGCTTCATAGTtcattttctttggaaaatacACAAAAGAAATTGTTAGATGTGAAAAGATTGTCTCAGCAAGCAAAGGAGTCACTGGAGGAATTACAATCTAAGGTTGAAAGAAGTCGAGCGGCTCTTGTTGGGCTGCAGATAGaactagagagagaaag GTTTGACAAGAAAAGAATAGAGGAGGAATTGGAGGTAGTAAGGAGAAAGGCTTCACGTCTTAGGGAAGAGACAGAGGGCTCATCAGTTGTCGAAAAGCTTCAGGAGGAACTACGAGAATATCGGGAAATACTGAAGTGCAGTATCTGCCTGGAGAGAACAAAAGAG gTTGTTATTACAAAATGCTACCACTTGTTCTGCAACCCCTGTGTACAAAGAATTACTGAAAGTCGCCACCGCAAGTGCCCAGCATGTGCCACAAGTTTCGGGCCTAATGACGTCAAACCCGTTTACATCTGA
- the LOC133880563 gene encoding autophagy-related protein 3 has protein sequence MVLTQKLHEAFKGTVERITGPRTVSAFKEKGVLSVSEFIIAGDNLVSKCPTWSWESGEPSKRKSYLPTEKQFLITRNVPCLRRAASIEEEYEAAGGEILLDNEENDGWLATHGKPKDKSVEVEDVPSMETLEISKNKNVKSIPSGFDDQDEEDIPDMADYEEPDNLIETDAATLPSTYLVAQEPDDDNILRTRTYDVSITYDKYYQTPRVWLTGYDESRMLLQPELVLEDVSQDHARKTVTIEDHPHLPGKHASVHPCRHGAVMKKIIDVLMSRGVEPEVDKYLFLFLKFVASVIPTIEYDYTMDFDLGSSSN, from the exons atggttctGACACAGAAGCTTCACGAAGCGTTCAAAGGGACGGTGGAGAGGATCACAGGGCCACGTACGGTCTCAGCCTTCAAGGAGAAAGGCGTTCTCAGCGTATCGGAGTTCATCATCGCCGGAGATAACCTCGTCTCCAAATGTCCCACCTGGTCCTG GGAATCGGGCGAGCCAAGCAAGAGGAAGTCATACTTGCCCACTGAAAAGCAGTTCTTAATTACTAGAAATG TCCCTTGTCTACGAAGGGCTGCATCCATTGAAGAGGAATATGAAGCTGCAGGTGGGGAGATTCTTCTTGATAATGAAGAGAATGATGGCTGGTTGGCAACCCATGGGAAGCCAAAGG atAAAAGTGTTGAGGTGGAAGACGTGCCTTCTATGGAGACTTTAGAAATTAGCAAGAACAAGAATGTTAAGTCGATCCCCTCAGGCTTTGATGATCAAGATGAAGAAGATATTCCTGACATGGCCGATTATGAAGAACCTGACAACCTTATTGAAACTGATgct GCAACACTGCCATCTACATATCTGGTTGCTCAGGAACCTGATGATGACAATATTTTACGGACTCGAACCTATGATGTCAGTATCAC GTATGATAAATATTATCAAACTCCTCGTGTGTGGCTTACTGGATATGATGAG TCAAGGATGCTTTTGCAACCGGAGCTTGTACTTGAAGACGTTAGTCAAGATCATGCGCGCAAAACA GTAACTATTGAGGACCATCCGCACTTGCCTGGGAAGCATGCATCTGTGCATCCATGCCGACATGGGGCTGTGATGAAAAAGATTATCGATGTGCTAATGTCACGTGGAGTTGAACCAGAAGTTGACAA gtacctttttctatttttgaaatTCGTTGCCTCTGTAATTCCAACAATTGAATATGACTACACCATGGACTTTGATCTTGGCAGCTCCAGCAATTAA